The Lysobacter panacisoli genome includes a window with the following:
- a CDS encoding sigma-70 family RNA polymerase sigma factor — protein sequence MPVASEDGSEERSLVSAAARGEVRAFEALYRRHAGRVHGVIARLVGGQGARAEDLTQEAFVRAWQALPAFRFESAFSTWLHRLAVNTALMEMRSRRSRPQDDGDSDEEVFDLLGSADSAGHTTALSMDLERAVASLPPRARAVLVLYDVEGWKHEEIAAELGMAVGSSKAQLHRARNLLRERLGAHA from the coding sequence ATGCCCGTCGCGAGCGAGGACGGGAGCGAGGAACGCAGCCTGGTCTCCGCCGCCGCGCGCGGCGAGGTGCGTGCCTTCGAGGCGCTCTACCGCCGCCATGCCGGTCGCGTGCACGGCGTGATCGCCCGTCTCGTCGGTGGGCAGGGCGCGCGCGCCGAGGACCTGACCCAGGAAGCCTTCGTCCGCGCATGGCAGGCGTTGCCGGCGTTCCGGTTCGAGTCGGCCTTCTCGACCTGGCTGCATCGGCTGGCGGTGAACACCGCGCTGATGGAAATGCGCAGCCGCCGCAGCCGCCCGCAGGACGATGGCGATTCGGACGAGGAGGTATTCGATCTGCTCGGCAGCGCCGATTCGGCCGGACACACCACGGCCCTGTCGATGGACCTGGAACGCGCCGTCGCCAGCCTGCCGCCGCGCGCCCGCGCGGTGCTGGTCCTGTACGACGTCGAGGGCTGGAAGCACGAGGAGATCGCCGCCGAACTCGGCATGGCGGTCGGCAGTTCGAAAGCGCAATTGCATCGCGCGCGCAATCTGTTGCGCGAACGGTTGGGAGCACACGCATGA
- a CDS encoding entericidin A/B family lipoprotein: MKRFVSLLLLATFSLAVLTACNTMEGLGKDVKKLGQKVEDKASN, from the coding sequence ATGAAGCGCTTTGTTTCCCTGCTGCTGCTCGCCACCTTCTCGCTGGCCGTGCTGACCGCCTGCAACACGATGGAAGGCCTCGGAAAGGACGTGAAGAAGCTCGGCCAGAAGGTCGAGGACAAGGCCAGCAACTAA
- the rocF gene encoding arginase: MSRTHPPVSLIGAPTDVGAGHRGARLGPEALRIAGLGEALLKRGVDVVDRGNLDGPRNPWQKPVEGYRHLAEVVAWNRLVMDAVSAELEQQRLPILLGGDHCLGLGSITAVARHCRRTGKQLRVLWLDAHADFNTSQVTPSGNVHGMPVACLCGLGPDALTNLGGEAPALRPEEIRQIGIRSVDEGEKRLVQEYGLDVYDMRYIDEIGMKRVMEEALEGVDDNTHLHVSFDVDFLDPSIAPGVGTTVPGGPNYREAQLVMEMIADTGRMASLDIVELNPIIDKRNRTARLAVDLVESLFGKSTLMRD, from the coding sequence ATGAGTCGTACCCATCCGCCGGTTTCGCTGATCGGCGCACCGACCGACGTCGGCGCAGGACACCGCGGCGCCCGGCTCGGACCGGAAGCGCTGCGAATCGCCGGCCTCGGCGAGGCCCTGCTCAAGCGCGGCGTCGACGTGGTCGATCGCGGCAACCTCGACGGCCCGCGCAATCCCTGGCAGAAGCCGGTGGAAGGCTATCGCCACCTGGCGGAAGTGGTCGCGTGGAACCGCCTCGTGATGGACGCGGTGTCGGCCGAGCTGGAACAGCAGCGCCTGCCGATCCTGCTCGGCGGCGACCACTGCCTGGGGCTGGGTTCGATCACGGCGGTCGCGCGCCATTGCCGTCGCACCGGCAAACAACTGCGCGTGTTGTGGCTCGACGCGCACGCCGACTTCAACACCAGCCAGGTCACGCCCTCGGGCAACGTCCACGGCATGCCGGTGGCGTGCCTGTGCGGACTCGGCCCCGACGCACTGACGAACCTCGGCGGCGAAGCGCCCGCGCTGCGGCCGGAGGAGATCCGCCAGATCGGCATCCGTTCCGTCGACGAAGGCGAGAAGCGCCTTGTGCAGGAATACGGTCTCGATGTGTACGACATGCGCTACATCGACGAGATCGGCATGAAGCGGGTGATGGAAGAAGCGCTGGAAGGCGTGGACGACAACACCCATCTGCACGTCAGCTTCGACGTGGACTTCCTCGATCCCAGCATCGCGCCCGGCGTGGGCACGACGGTGCCGGGCGGGCCGAACTACCGCGAAGCGCAGCTGGTGATGGAGATGATCGCGGACACGGGGCGGATGGCCTCGCTCGACATCGTCGAACTCAACCCGATCATCGACAAACGCAACCGTACCGCGCGGTTGGCGGTGGACCTGGTCGAAAGCCTGTTCGGCAAGTCGACCCTGATGCGCGACTGA
- a CDS encoding SPOR domain-containing protein — MLVRALVVLLLVLNLGVAAWWMLRAPPSPPIAVEQPADVARLQLVRETRAPQPAAPAAPATTTTAPSPSPIAPSATKAPAPMPPEALRDATAAAIPAGARCYSVGPFNDSTAAQNARELLMAVSSRVVPREQRTGSSARGWRVYLPAAATLEDAQAMAGKISAAGFGDFFVVRQGSEANSIALGRYRSEDSARRRADSLTGAGFPARAEPLGEGRVSVWLDLVAKPEFDPARAEAAVQMAPRPLDCARLR; from the coding sequence ATGCTCGTACGCGCCCTGGTCGTCCTGCTGCTCGTGCTCAATCTCGGCGTCGCCGCCTGGTGGATGCTGCGCGCGCCGCCGTCGCCGCCGATCGCGGTCGAACAGCCCGCGGACGTCGCGCGCCTGCAACTGGTGCGCGAAACCCGCGCGCCGCAGCCGGCCGCGCCTGCCGCACCGGCGACCACGACGACTGCGCCATCGCCATCGCCCATCGCACCATCGGCCACGAAGGCTCCGGCACCGATGCCGCCGGAAGCACTCCGCGATGCGACCGCCGCCGCCATTCCCGCCGGCGCGCGCTGCTACAGCGTCGGCCCGTTCAACGATTCCACCGCCGCGCAGAATGCGCGCGAACTGTTGATGGCCGTATCGAGCCGTGTCGTGCCGCGCGAGCAGCGCACCGGTTCGAGCGCGCGCGGCTGGCGCGTCTACCTGCCTGCGGCGGCCACGCTCGAGGACGCACAAGCGATGGCCGGGAAGATTTCCGCGGCGGGCTTCGGCGATTTCTTCGTCGTGCGCCAGGGCAGCGAGGCCAATTCGATCGCACTGGGCCGTTACCGCAGCGAGGACTCCGCACGCCGCCGCGCCGACAGCCTCACTGGTGCGGGCTTTCCCGCGCGCGCTGAGCCGCTGGGCGAGGGTCGCGTGTCGGTCTGGCTCGATCTGGTCGCCAAGCCAGAGTTCGATCCCGCCCGCGCCGAAGCCGCGGTGCAGATGGCGCCGCGACCGCTGGATTGCGCGCGCCTGCGCTGA
- a CDS encoding type III pantothenate kinase: protein MSAWLFDLGNTRLKCAPLLDGGRVGEARALPHREEDVAAALTQHLPEHIDVAYLASVAQPGLRVAVLEALASRCRRISIARTQPRFGDVRIAYRDPRKLGVDRFLALVAAHARAQGPALVCGVGTALTVDLLDAQGTHLGGRIAPSPTLMREVLHARAPQLPEQGGNYVDFAADTEDALASGCDGAAVALIERSLDAARVRLGEEPRLLLHGGGSDTLAAHLPTATEVATLVLEGLAQWAAVETAA from the coding sequence ATGAGCGCGTGGCTGTTCGATCTCGGCAACACGCGGCTGAAGTGCGCGCCGCTGCTCGACGGCGGCCGCGTCGGTGAAGCGCGTGCGCTACCGCATCGCGAGGAAGACGTGGCGGCCGCGCTGACGCAGCATCTGCCGGAACACATCGACGTCGCCTACCTGGCCAGCGTCGCGCAGCCTGGCCTACGCGTGGCCGTGCTGGAAGCGCTCGCCTCGCGTTGCCGGCGTATTTCCATCGCGCGCACGCAGCCGCGTTTCGGCGACGTGCGCATCGCCTATCGCGATCCGCGCAAGCTCGGCGTCGACCGCTTTCTGGCGCTGGTCGCCGCGCATGCACGCGCGCAGGGACCGGCGCTGGTGTGCGGCGTGGGCACGGCGCTGACGGTGGACCTGCTCGATGCTCAGGGAACCCACCTCGGCGGCCGGATCGCGCCGTCGCCGACGCTGATGCGCGAAGTCCTGCACGCGCGCGCGCCGCAGCTGCCGGAGCAGGGCGGGAATTACGTGGATTTCGCCGCCGACACCGAGGACGCGCTGGCGTCCGGCTGCGACGGCGCGGCCGTCGCCCTGATCGAACGCAGCCTCGACGCGGCCCGTGTCCGGCTCGGCGAGGAACCGCGACTGTTGCTGCACGGCGGCGGTTCGGACACGCTGGCGGCGCACCTGCCGACCGCGACCGAAGTCGCAACGCTCGTGCTCGAAGGCCTCGCGCAGTGGGCCGCCGTCGAAACCGCCGCTTAG
- the birA gene encoding bifunctional biotin--[acetyl-CoA-carboxylase] ligase/biotin operon repressor BirA, giving the protein MDERALLQRLIEGPASGDALARASGQTRAAIWKRIGALREAGVPIEAKAGRGYVLTTPLELLDAGAIRSALIPAAAAVLAGLDVAWTLDSTNTELLRQPTPERGARVLLAERQTGGRGRRGREWSSPLAAHLYVSVSRQFGAGLARLGGLSLVAGIAAAEALRGLGFDDVRLKWPNDLVVPAFDGSLRKLGGILVEGGGEHAGPARAVIGLGINVRMPADVAARIDQPWCDLAGLSAPARAPDRNALAGAVLSRLLPALDEFDATGLAPFQARYAALDALAGRPVTVHAPTATLAGIALGLADDGALRVRLDDGQERAFHSGEVSVRSGATA; this is encoded by the coding sequence ATGGACGAGCGCGCACTGCTGCAACGGCTGATCGAAGGCCCGGCGTCCGGCGACGCCCTGGCCCGCGCCAGCGGCCAGACCCGCGCCGCCATCTGGAAGCGCATCGGTGCGCTGCGCGAAGCCGGCGTGCCGATCGAGGCGAAGGCGGGGCGCGGCTACGTGCTGACGACGCCGCTGGAGCTGCTCGATGCCGGTGCGATCCGTTCCGCGCTGATCCCGGCGGCTGCCGCTGTCCTGGCCGGGCTCGACGTGGCCTGGACCCTCGACTCGACCAATACCGAACTCCTGCGCCAGCCCACGCCCGAGCGCGGCGCTCGCGTGCTGCTGGCCGAGCGCCAGACCGGCGGCCGCGGTCGTCGCGGGCGCGAGTGGTCGTCGCCGCTGGCGGCACACCTTTATGTGTCCGTCTCGCGCCAGTTCGGTGCCGGTCTGGCGCGCCTGGGCGGGTTGAGCCTGGTAGCCGGCATTGCCGCGGCGGAAGCCCTGCGCGGCCTCGGCTTCGACGACGTGCGCCTGAAGTGGCCGAACGATCTCGTCGTTCCCGCATTCGACGGCAGCCTGCGCAAGCTCGGCGGCATCCTCGTCGAAGGCGGCGGCGAACACGCCGGTCCGGCGCGAGCAGTGATCGGGTTGGGCATCAACGTGCGCATGCCGGCGGACGTGGCGGCACGGATCGATCAACCGTGGTGCGATCTCGCGGGCCTGTCCGCGCCTGCACGCGCGCCCGATCGCAATGCGCTGGCCGGTGCGGTGCTGTCGCGCTTGTTGCCGGCGCTCGACGAATTCGATGCGACCGGCCTCGCGCCGTTCCAGGCGCGCTATGCCGCACTCGACGCGCTGGCTGGGCGTCCTGTCACCGTGCACGCCCCGACGGCGACGCTCGCCGGCATCGCGCTCGGCCTCGCGGACGACGGTGCGCTGCGCGTGCGCCTCGACGACGGTCAGGAACGCGCATTCCATTCGGGAGAAGTCAGCGTGCGCAGCGGAGCGACGGCATGA